One Anguilla rostrata isolate EN2019 chromosome 15, ASM1855537v3, whole genome shotgun sequence genomic window, ttttacaatctgcttttcatgTGACAAATACCAATTGTTAATCAAGTTTCAGAATATCATTGtggatgttttattttgctttcaagtctgatattccccattcatttgaatgggagctccaatgttCTGCCCTCAACATGCACAGTACTTCTGGGATTTCACAAtcttaggttagctgaaggcaTGCTTTCTTAGTTAAATCTGAATGCCTTTGCTTATGTTGATCCTGCAATGTAATTGTTGACATTTTAGGTTAtagccagcagggggtgctacTGTATCTATATTTGGATACATGATATAATTTATGATGGTTATTGTCTTTTATAAGcataaattattaacactgtgAAATTAACAACAATGGCATAGCCTCTCAGAACACAGAGATCACAAATAAACTTGAGAAATAACAGGTGAATGTGTCTTTTCACTTAATGGACGCCCAGGTTGCAGAACTGTGCAGTCCGGTAGGTGTGTCGGGTCTGAAGATCTTTTGAACTTATCTTAATGTCCTCTCTTTCTGAACTGTCAACTTCTCTTATCTGTTTGTTCCATGTCACCCAATGTACTTCTCCTTGCTGATATGAATGttcacagtgacacacagaCTTGTGATCGTACTGCTGGTTTTATGTCCCTGTTCCACTCTCAAGAATTCACTCAACACGTAAACATTGTCACCCATAGCAAAGTTCATCCACTCGATCTACACTGCTCCACTGGTCCCCACCCCTAAACATAATCAACCTTTCTCCTCGCATTTCTGTTCTATTTAGTGTTCTACCAGGGTTAATCTGCAACGCGTCATTACATTttgtaactttaaaaatgtacagatcCAAAAATACAAGAggtcggagtgtagcacagtgggtaaggaactgggcttgtaaccgaaaggtcgcaggttcgattcccgggtaaggacactgccgttgtacccttgagcaaggtacttaacctgcattgcttcagtatatatccagctgtataaatggatacaatgtaaaaagttgtgtaagtcgctctggataagagcgtctgctaaatgcctgtaatgtaatgtaatgtaactcacGAATCTGCTATATACCCACCCTGCCCCTGATACCTACCTCATgtcctttccaaaaaaaaaaaaaaaaaggcctcatTGATCATGCTCAGTTATATGCTGAGCATCTCCTACATTACAAGGTAGCACTTTTTACTGCCAGAGCGCCTTGTTGATAATCAATGCTGATTATCGAAGCCGAAAGTTTCTCTGCGCTCCTGTTAACAGAATATTCCAGCCACCGGACAATTTCCCCCTCCCTTACCTCTAAGCTTTGCAATACGTTTAGTAGGCattttagtgctgggctaaaataaaGACCTGCTCCCACATTGtgcctttttggataagactcgACACCCCTGCGCTAAGATTCCTCCACAGCAaggtgaaagactgatatcaaattattgGAAGAGTtcggttgcagttattgctgtaAAAGGTGATGCAACCAGTTGTTGAGTTTAAAGGGGCAATTCATTCACACGTGTACTGTGGGTGattgataacttttttaaatttctgaaaccaatcagtgtgacaaatatgcaataataaaggaaatcaggaagcGGGCaaactttttcacggcactgtatggATTAAAACATAAACTATACTACAAGGTATACTTGTGAAGGAATGTTAAGCCTATGGATTTTGCTATTGGTCGACGGAGTAATTTATTCTGCGCGCTGTGGGCGGGGGTAACGGAATtcttcaaccaatcacagctctaGATATTTGATCCTTAACCAATAAAATCTGTGCGCTGAATCCTTTTCGGGAAAAAATCCGAAAAAGAAGACATTTATTCGCTGCTTGGGTACGCGCTTGCGGTCTGAGCTTTGCAagtgttttgtacattttggatCTACATGATTTGGTCTTAGGGAACCCAAATACAGGTCAAGGTACGTATTATGCAGATTCGGGTTTATAAGAAAattccttttcatttgaatatataataatattgcGAAAACATGCGTTACTGAGTTACATCGTCTAACAATTGTCTTGGCGAACTTGCAAGCTAACCGGTTAGCATTTAGCTAGGTTACTTAGAAGACCTGAAATGTTTTGCGACAACTGTACAACTTGTAAACTAACGTattggacaaaaataaataaataaacaagaaaaaaaaaatagcctgtTGAACATTAACTATATTATACAATCAAGAGTAAACGGTAACAGACTTCGCGAACTGTGAAATATAAGCGACACGCAGTCAGGTGTAAGAGCTGGTGAAAGTGCTAGAGTGTCGGGGTGGAGGAAGTTCATTCCACCAGAGGGGCAGAACAGTGGACAGTGGCATTCAGACTGGGTGGGGGTAGTTTAAATGGTGAGAGGGAGGCAGAAAGAGTGGGTGTCAGACTGATGGAGAGTGGTCACAGAGATTTGGTGACATTGACTGCATATGCTGATCAGCGTGATCGCAAATATACTCGGGTATCAATCTCTTGAACCATTTCATGCTTATCATTTGATACTATTTCATACTAAAATGCTGGCCTCCCTCTGTGAACGTACCTGCTGTCAGTTATTACAAAAATGATAATTCGTAAGGGCAAGAtgtgtacattaaaaaatgttattttaattattttatgcacTACTGTCTTTTATTTGGCCCAATAAGTCGCCTACCAAACGGGTCTGAACTGATATTGCAGTTTAATTGATTTTCCTCGTTATAACTACTTGATTTTTAACTGTCAATCTCCGTAACGGTGTAGCCGGAGTGAAACAGGACAAACAACTTGCATCCAGAGAGCGTTTCCCCCAACATTGCCATCTTTGCCGCTGCATCTCTTTAATGCGActgttaattgtaatttaattaattaaacaacaGATCATTTAGTAGCCATTTGATGGCCACTCAACTCTGGTGGACCTTGAATAATTGTGTATTATGTTCTAATATGACTTATTTGTTCAGAAGGCACTTCTGTCTTGTGTTGACTTTCTCATGGCATATCACCTGACATCAACATACTGAAAGGGAGAAACAAAGAATTCAGTTTGATACAACAGAGTTCTACCAAACCTGACCCTCTGTCCCtctaacaccccccacccccttcccaggATGCAGTTCATGCTCCTGTTTAGTCGACAGGGGAAACTGAGGCTGCAGAAATGGTATGTGCCACTGTCAgacaaagagaagaagaaggtgaCCCGTGAGCTGGTTCAGACCGTTCTGGCCCGCAAACCCAAGATGTGCAGCTTTCTGGAGTGGAGGGACCTCAAGATCATCTACAAGAGGTCTGTACAAGAGGTTCCTCCCCAgttaacatttttgtggtggAAAGTTAGTGGAAAATCTGCGAAAAGCTGTTTAGGTGAATACCTGACTACATTTGATTGAAAAGAGAAAGTTTTCAAGCTGACTAAGACATAGTCAGGCTATATCCTGGTAAAAACCTGAGCTGTATTGGGGTTAACCTGGTCCATTTATGTCAAAATACCTCCCAAACGAGATTTCCATccctctagatgtctagattccAGCTTTCTGTACCGCATGCTGTTATGAGCACTCAAAGgatcattttaattcaaaatgtggTGCATTCTTGTCCCATAAATACCCTCTTGTGTTATAAATACTAATAAGTTTATATAGTATTTTTCAAGAAAACGCTCAAAGCAATTTCCAAAAAAGGAcaaagagcagcagagagaattTACAGGCATTATACTTTACAAGTAAAGATGTGATCTTGAGGTAAGTTTAAATCAATGTGAACGGTTCAATACTGAAAAATGATCGTATAAAGTcaaaactcgtgccatggagggccgtgtgtatgcaggttttcattccagcctcagatcttgattatataattagttaaattatttgctgaattagggatgcaggtttgtgcacaatggtgacccgacgtctatggtgacccgcattgtctaaataaaaattcttatattctgtgcttcaatgcagttaaatgcatatggctgaatgagtaattggactcaattaaggcagcattaattggttggaatgaaaacctgcatacacacggccctccatgggggtttgacaccactggtatAAAGTAAGAGGAAAAAGAGggtgaaatgggaaaaaaaatcaacacaaaCAATAATAGAGTTTTCATAATTGTGATTGAAGGGCATGAACTATGGTGAAAAACTGTATTTGTATACAGGCAagtattgttttaatttcagaataGTAAAAATTGTCCTTGTCACTAATCACAAAGTATTTTTTCGCAGGAAGTTGTCCCTTTTGTGACAGTCTCTCAAccagttttttgtgttgtgtttgttagGGAATGTGAACCATTTTTCTGACAGAAACCAACATTTTCTCTGGagtagaacaaaaaaaaaaagtcaaaatgaaatttgaacATTAACTgtaatttcccaaaaaaaaaagatcatggTATTTATTATTGGGAAATTCTACATACATCTGATGAACAAATACGTTTCCTGCTGGGCCAGCAGAAACCATGACCTAAATCCTTTCTGTTCTCTTGGCAAGTTGCTATGGCACCCTGTTACAGCCCCTGCTGTGGCTTatcttctcatttttttccactgagcTGTTTTGCAAAAAAGCATTGCAATTATTCACAAAATAGCATTTATCCAGTGTACTTTCGGAAAAGTGCATACAGGAAAATTGAACTAATGCATGGAAGCATAGACTTTTAGgacaattttattatttatgaaggGAAGGGCTGGGTTGTATAATACCAGTATGTGAGTTTTCTAAATGAGGGGAACTTGTGTAGTGCTTAATCttaattgtgaaataaaaaaaaaaaattgtgtttgacACTTGTTGTGTTAATGTGTGATAATGCACGTTTATGTAAATGGTGTTATTGTGATAGTGTTTTCATGACACTGTTGTTGTGATATTGTTTTGACACAGTTTTTacagtgtgatgctgtgtgtttatatgttgaCACTGTTATAGAGATAAATTTTGCCTATATTGACACTGTTAAGGTGGTTATGTTCACATGATCAGAGTGGTGCTGTGTGTCttgtggtgccaggaagggagTTGGGGAGctgtccaccagagggcagcaccggccccacacacaggtatggcCACAGCTGCAATGCATTGTAATCACTACAGCTGTGACCCACTACCTCATCACTGGGCCTTATAAAAGGCCTGGTTCACAGGCCTAAAGAGAGAGCTTTGggaagtgctgtgtgtgggagcacGTTTTTGTTATTACTTTGCCTGGGAGGTgtttggttgccagattggcctttttttcccttgttgaaataaaaagcagagagccgaatgtttttgttgtttttttcctgtctgttcaccCTGTGATCAGTGgccaccccccagccctgcatcaCAGTCTGTATTTAAGAAACGCGTTGTCTCGTCCCAGATACGCCAGCCTGTATTTCTGCTGTGCCATTGAGGCCCAGGATAATGAACTCATTACACTGGAGATCATCCACCGATATGTGGAGCTGCTGGATAAGTACTTTGGCAGTGTAAGTTATCCTGTCCTTCCCTGTCTCCTGCCAtcatctggaaaaaaattcaCCATGTTTTTAGGAGCACCATCTTTGTAAATCGGAGAATTACTTGAATCATGATCTGggtgtttgtttcagtttgcaggtggtaaaaaaaatactgtgatGTTTTTCTGTGGATTGCTCCTTTAACGAGAATGAAATGGTGTTCCATTAAGATATTTATCAGGAGATTACGGATCAGTACACGTTTACATGTGTAGGtcgaaatattatttttttgttgatggaATGAATGACGGAGCAGTGCAAGGCTAGACCCTCAACTGCATTAAACAGTGGAGtccccccccagc contains:
- the LOC135241450 gene encoding AP-1 complex subunit sigma-2-like isoform X1, which codes for MQFMLLFSRQGKLRLQKWYVPLSDKEKKKVTRELVQTVLARKPKMCSFLEWRDLKIIYKRYASLYFCCAIEAQDNELITLEIIHRYVELLDKYFGSQVCELDIIFNFEKAYFILDEFLLGGEAQETSKKNVLKAIEQADLLQEPRHEYFNVPVY
- the LOC135241450 gene encoding AP-1 complex subunit sigma-2-like isoform X2 yields the protein MQFMLLFSRQGKLRLQKWYVPLSDKEKKKVTRELVQTVLARKPKMCSFLEWRDLKIIYKRYASLYFCCAIEAQDNELITLEIIHRYVELLDKYFGSVCELDIIFNFEKAYFILDEFLLGGEAQETSKKNVLKAIEQADLLQEPRHEYFNVPVY